A window of the Mus pahari chromosome 1, PAHARI_EIJ_v1.1, whole genome shotgun sequence genome harbors these coding sequences:
- the LOC110331401 gene encoding LOW QUALITY PROTEIN: endogenous retrovirus group K member 8 Gag polyprotein-like (The sequence of the model RefSeq protein was modified relative to this genomic sequence to represent the inferred CDS: deleted 1 base in 1 codon; substituted 1 base at 1 genomic stop codon) produces MIRPPPATSKTKDGAGDFPMLLKQNSVIKLRALTSKKLPWLKFPFTAYSLLDIPALQEEPRLECFHGQEHSSGTQHGLGPEDSGKIQMLPVELHMHDDNLSDEVLTWHPHLSRWQRTMGIGTSRQVYVRSLQDLLQVKGIGFEEHELQNFVEQIDSYCPWFREEKTLNKRTWERIGKALRDAQAEKFTLCLWALVKDSIDEEILLAFHSTEAELKECQGNSKLGRYGDSDDELTPQEGDPLQKGATRYSDEDWSLYKSESSVPPMTSAKAGAAQLDLQLCKLEFEINLQKLTKELQELKAASFAGKNIYPEIHQPQLEEAVCRTRGEGHDSSNVLAFPAAKMFNQQNNRVGQYQTLEFKVIKELKAAVAQYGPTAPFTQALLDMLVESHLSPQDWKTLCRATLSGEDFLLWSAEWQXACKRTASLNVQAGNPNWDINMLLGEGKYEGNLNXIGFPVGVYAQVARAAHRAWNLLPTTGDFNGGLSGIRQGPDELYQEFVDRLLRAASKIAGDSQTGIPFVTQLAYENANAACRAAIRPYKGQMDLAGYIRLCAEIGPSCGQSLALAATLQGSTAWKMPSHRRGDNACFKCGNVGHFQGNSPKNKIAEGGKINRAPGICPRCKKGNHWARECKSKTDRQGQPLPGSQRRGSLQALGYERHAVYGASKLLPSQGNPFLNSSGQSQKVLDWSSXPPPTQY; encoded by the exons ATGATCAGACCGCCaccggcaacttcaaagactaaaGATGGGGCTGGGGATTTTCCCATGTTACTTAAACAGAATTCAgttattaaacttcgagccttgaCCAGTAAGAAATTGCCTTGGCTTAAATTTCCTTTCACAGCCTATTCCCTTTtggatattcccgcccttcaggaAGAACCTAGACTGGAGTGTTTCCACGGGCAGGAACACTCAAGTGGCACCCAACATGGCCTGGGGCCTGAAGACAGCGGAAAAATCCAAATGCTGCCAGTGGAGCTCCACAT GCACGATGACAATTTGAGTGATGAAGTGCTAACCTGGCACCCTCATCTCTCACGGTGGCAGCGTACAATGGGGATAGGAACTTCTAGGCAGGTTTATGTCCGAAGTCTTCAAGATCTGCTTCAGGTGAAAGGAATTGGGTTTGAAGAACATGAGTTACAAAATTTTGTAGAACAAATAGATTCTTActgcccatggttcagagaggaaaaaacttTAAACAAGAGAACCTGGGAAAGAATTGGAAAAGCTCTGAGGGATGCCCAGGCAGAGAAGTTCACACTCTGCCTCTGGGCACTAGTGAAAGATTCCATTGATGAAGAGATTCTGCTGGCCTTCCATAGTACTGAGGCTGAGCTTAAAGAATGTCAGGGAAACTCTAAATTAGGGAGATATGGAGATTCCGATGATGAGCTAACACCTCAAGAAGGGGATCCTTTACAAAAAGGAGCCACCAGATATTCTGACGAGGATTGGTCTTTGTACAAATCCGAATCCTCTGTCCCACCTATGACCTCCGCTAAAGCAGGGGCTGCTCAATTGGATTTACAACTATGCAAGTTAGAGTTCGAAATTAATTTGCAAAAACTGACGAAGGAGCTTCAAGAGCTGAAAGCCGcgtcatttgcaggaaaaaatATTTACCCTGAAATTCATCAACCACAGCTAGAGGAAGCCGTATGTAGAACTCGTGGGGAAGGACATGATTCTTCTAACGTGCTGGCTTTCCCCGCAGCGAAAATGTTCAACCAGCAAAATAATAGGGTCGGTCAATACCAGACcttggagttcaaggtgataaagGAATTAAAAGCAGCTGTGGCACAGTATGGCCCCACAGCCCCCTTCACGCAAGCCTTATTAGATATGCTTGTGGAGTCACATTTGAGcccccaagattggaagacgTTGTGTAGGGCTACCTTGTCAGGAGAAGAT TTTTTACTCTGGAGTGCTGAGTGGCAATAGGCTTGTAAAAGAACCGCTAGTTTAAATGTGCAGGCTGGTAACCCAAATTGGGATATTAACATGCTATTGGGAGAAGGTaaatatgaaggcaatctaaatcaNATCGGATTTCCTGTGGGAGTTTATGCACAGGTTGCTAGGGCTGCTCACCGTGCGTGGAATTTATTACCTACTACAGGGGATTTCAATGGAGGTTTATCCGGCATTCGGCAGGGCCCTGATGAGCTTTACCAGGAGTTCGTGGATAGGTTACTTAGAGCAGCTAGCAAAATTGCTGGAGATTCTCAAACAGGAATCCCTTTTGTTACACAACTGGCTTATGAAAATGCTAATGCAGCATGCCGTGCCGCTATTCGGCCGTACAAAGGACAGATGGATTTGGCGGGGTACATTCGTCTCTGTGCAGAGATCGGTCCATCCTGTGGTCAGAGTCTAGCATTGGCGGCTACTTTACAAGGGAGCACCGCGTGGAAAATGCCATCACATAGACGAGGGGACAATGCATGTTTTAAGTGTGGGAATGTTGGTCATTTTCAAGGCAactctccaaaaaataaaattgctgaGGGCGGAAAAATAAACCGTGCCCCAGGAATTTGCCCTCGCTGCAAGAAGGGTAACCACTGGGCTAGGGAATGTAAGTCTAAGACAGACCGGCAGGGTCAGCCATtgccaggaagccagaggaggggcTCACTCCAGGCCCTGGGTTATGAACGGCATGCGGTTTATGGGGCCTCGAAACTGCTGCCCAGCCAAGGAAATCCATTTTTGAACTCCTCAGGGCAATCCCAAAAAGTGCTGGATTGGAGCTCTNTTCCACCACCCACAcagtattaa